In Crinalium epipsammum PCC 9333, the following are encoded in one genomic region:
- the apcA gene encoding allophycocyanin subunit alpha: MSIVTKSIVNADAEARYLSPGELERIKNFVTSGDRRLRIAQTLTDSRERIVKQAGDQLFQKRPDVVSPGGNAYGEEMTATCLRDLDYYLRLITYGVVAGDVTPIEEIGVVGVREMYKSLGTPVDGVIEGVRGLKSAASSLLSGEDAAEAGSYFDYLIGAMQ, from the coding sequence ATGAGTATCGTCACGAAATCCATCGTGAATGCAGACGCTGAAGCTCGTTACCTCAGCCCAGGCGAATTAGAGCGTATTAAGAATTTTGTAACATCTGGCGATCGCCGTCTTCGCATTGCTCAAACTTTGACCGATTCTCGCGAACGCATCGTTAAGCAAGCTGGCGACCAACTGTTCCAAAAGCGTCCTGACGTTGTTTCTCCTGGTGGAAACGCTTACGGCGAAGAAATGACCGCTACCTGCCTGCGTGACTTAGATTACTACCTACGTCTGATCACCTACGGAGTTGTAGCTGGCGATGTCACCCCAATTGAAGAGATTGGTGTTGTTGGCGTTCGTGAGATGTACAAGTCCTTGGGTACACCAGTTGATGGAGTTATCGAAGGTGTTCGTGGTTTGAAGAGTGCTGCAAGCTCTCTACTTTCCGGTGAAGAT